One genomic window of Luteitalea pratensis includes the following:
- a CDS encoding murein hydrolase activator EnvC family protein translates to MRVPLLLALLAAQLPTLQQPSPTAPAAGTSAPAELVQAAEAAKAQQATKERIAALTREADVLKRQSVSMLDQVRRLDVERDLERAREVQARQALSVLEADLASLTSRQATLRSTLEGERPAIAARLRRLQRLGRVGYARIAWNATSARDVGRAARLMNYLAKDDGRRLQAYARTAGELGETEARLTQRREEARSLEAEARVRRAAAEAAYVKKRELLASLENESEQRERWLAELVAARARLDASMTGRAPVPAPTQVLRVPFTTRRRALPWPVEGNITGRFGRQRDARFGTSTVSNGVTIASTIGSAVRALHPGSVVFAGAFTGFGQLVIVDHGQQSYSLYGYLSGLRVQRGAAVEGGAIVGEVGDAPDGKAALYLEVRVDGRPVDPVLWLQQR, encoded by the coding sequence GTGCGCGTCCCCCTCCTGCTCGCCCTGCTCGCGGCACAGCTGCCCACCTTGCAGCAGCCGAGCCCCACCGCGCCCGCCGCGGGCACGTCAGCGCCAGCCGAACTGGTGCAGGCGGCAGAGGCCGCCAAGGCGCAGCAGGCCACGAAGGAACGCATTGCGGCGCTCACCCGCGAGGCCGACGTGCTCAAGCGGCAGAGCGTGTCGATGCTCGACCAAGTGCGCCGGCTCGACGTCGAGCGTGACCTGGAGCGCGCGCGCGAGGTGCAGGCCCGCCAGGCGCTGTCGGTGCTCGAAGCCGACCTCGCATCGCTCACGAGTCGACAGGCGACCCTGCGCTCGACCCTGGAAGGCGAACGCCCCGCGATCGCCGCGCGGCTCCGGCGCCTTCAGCGCCTCGGGCGCGTGGGCTACGCGAGAATCGCGTGGAATGCGACGAGCGCCCGTGACGTCGGTCGCGCCGCCCGCTTGATGAACTATCTCGCGAAGGACGATGGCCGGCGGCTCCAGGCGTATGCGCGAACCGCGGGCGAACTCGGCGAGACCGAGGCCCGGTTGACCCAGCGCCGCGAAGAGGCCAGGTCGCTCGAGGCGGAGGCACGTGTACGGCGCGCGGCGGCCGAAGCCGCCTACGTCAAGAAGCGGGAGCTACTGGCCTCGCTCGAAAACGAATCGGAGCAGCGTGAGCGGTGGCTCGCCGAACTAGTGGCCGCCCGCGCGCGGCTCGACGCCTCGATGACCGGGCGGGCGCCTGTGCCGGCGCCGACCCAGGTGCTCCGCGTGCCCTTCACCACTCGCCGCCGGGCACTGCCCTGGCCCGTGGAAGGCAACATCACCGGGCGATTCGGCCGACAGCGCGATGCTCGGTTCGGCACGAGCACCGTGAGCAACGGCGTGACGATCGCGTCGACAATCGGCAGCGCCGTTCGCGCGCTCCACCCCGGCAGCGTCGTCTTCGCCGGCGCCTTCACGGGGTTCGGACAACTCGTGATCGTCGATCACGGCCAGCAGTCCTACTCCCTGTACGGCTACCTGTCGGGGTTGCGCGTCCAACGGGGCGCCGCGGTCGAAGGCGGCGCCATCGTCGGCGAGGTCGGGGACGCGCCTGACGGCAAGGCGGCCCTCTATCTCGAGGTGCGCGTCGACGGTCGTCCGGTCGATCCCGTACTATGGTTGCAACAACGGTAG